The Arachis duranensis cultivar V14167 chromosome 9, aradu.V14167.gnm2.J7QH, whole genome shotgun sequence genomic sequence TTTTCTCATCAACACTCTTTGTTTCTCCACCGCCGTCGTCCTCTTCTCAGTGTTGCAGTAGTTCATTCTTTCCTTGCATCTCTCCCTCTGTAAGCTCAATCTCTTCGCCACTGGTTCACTACTTCTTTGAAtcatttttcttagtttaatattttctcattttttatctttgagttaattttgtctttgttgattgttaattttcttgagttaattgttgattgttgttgatttttttgAGTTAATAGAGTTGtttgttgttaattttctaaattaacAAGGGTCTGATTTTGCTCTGAGTTAACGggatctatttttattttgagttaatgggatctatttttgttttgagtTAAAGAGTTGACTATTGTTAATTTTCTGACTATTCTTTTGTCTTCTCCAAATCATGGTATATTTGTTTCAACTCTATCCTAAGATCTGTTATAATATCCTCCGCCTCATTCAATTGCGTTTCAAgctctttgatttttcttttctgattAATTGACGCTGTCTTTGCTTTGGCTGTCTGCATACAAAGAAAACATCGTTTATGGTACTTTGTCTCTTTAAAACAATAAACAAATGTaatatttgaaaacaaaaatactcaaaacTGATTCCTAAAGAACATTCATGTTTATAATTCGAGCCATTTTGGTAAACAATTCTACTTTCGATTATAGTTTTTATCCCCCTAATTCATTAAACTTTTAGGATATTGGTTAGTAGGTGCAATTAGATTGCTCAAACTTCATAATAGTTATTATCTAAATTTGAAGTATTTTTTGTCTtaaatttgtttcaaatttgaagtatttgaaattatatattaaatttttaataattttattttatatttaattaaatcagtTTAACTATGGTTCGACGTTAGCCAGATCATTGAACCATTGAACCAattatttgacaaatttaataATCGGTTTGGTTCTcacaactttaatttttatagaatGTATATATTATCGATCTAATTATTGAATCACAATAATATACAATGaatatcatttatattttatactaaattatTCCAGTGGTACTATCAAATCTGCCTCGATCCGGCCAGTTTGACTAGAAATCCAATTATCTAATTATCTGACCACATCGAACTACTCATCGAATCGAACAAACATTGGATCCAATAAAAGTCGGTTCAACCCGACTGGTTTTCGTAAAACTGGTGACCCGGACAGTTCATTTAACCCCGTCTGGGTCAGGTTTTTTCTTAAGCCTGAAACCGGCGTCGTTTCAGGGTGGGCCTCTTCCGTCTTCTGTTGAATGAAACCCTAACCTAAATGGAACCTCCCAACCCCCAGCCTCGTCTCTTCTCTCTCAACGGTCCCTCACTTACGGCGTCACCCTCACCTCGTCACTCTTTCGTCTCTCCCCTCTCACCTCGTCAGTCATCACTCTCAGTCTCTCACGGCCTCATCTCGTCACTCTCTCGGTCGCGCACTCATTTGAGACTGAAGGTTGTCGTCGCGGTCTCGTGCCCCTGCGTTTGCTTCATCAGCGGCAGAAGCAGACGGAACCAGTCAAGCAGCATCTGCTCCTTTAGGTTGTGGTGGTCGTCGTCTTCTTGTTTCATCGCGGTCTCAGAACCAGTCAACCAGGTGAGCTCCCTTTGAGTTTTTGACCCTGTTCTTTCACTGGCTCAGTGTCAATTTCGGTGAAATTAGAATTGTTGTGGTAGCTGAgtaaaatttaattagaattatTCTTGAATCTGGTAGTTGTTGCTGTTGTATTTGGTTTTTTTAGAATTGTTGCTGAACTTGAGCAAATTTTTTTGTTGCTAGATAACATCATTGAGTTGAATTTTGTTGCTGGATAACAGAGTTGAATACTTGAATAGTtaaatttgttgttgaatttgctggATAATAGAGGAAATATACTATGCAGAATCCTTGGTGGATTCTATTGCAGATGAAATCTTTTTTAGGCctgaatataaataaaactcTAAATTCTATGGGAGTTCTGTGATTACATCTTGCACTTAATTATTAAACATTGTTCTAGTGTAAAATTTGGAATTAAGCAACATGGAAAAATTGCATTTTGAGCCTGCAACTCAGTTGGATCTAATAGGCATtctcaaacttaaaattagaaggatatttaaaataattgtttcAAGTCCTCTGTTGATATCCTTAGTAAGACCAATTTTGCCTACATTTGATGGGTTGTGTTGCTTTAAAACATTTGaatatttcattttaaaatgaCAAATATACTCAAAATGTTGTATTAGATAAGTTTACTGTTCATTTATGCAAAATGTACATTAacttgaatatatatatactctacCAAGGAGCTTTGCTTTgctcttatttttataatttttatatttttatttaattatgatcgGATGAACCAGGTGAGTCTAACTCACTGGTTGGACCGGTGACCTAGTGACCCGGTCGTATAACTGAGTTAATTATCGGTTCGGTTCTGATAACTATGACTGAAAATGATACTGTGATTGGAATCAGGAAACCCTAAATTGAGTCAATAGCATGCAACAGGTAATGAAAAATCCCTAGCTTCAAATCAATGTTACTTTGTGGATCGCAATcttctttctattattttccCTCCTAGTTTATGATATTCCATTTTTCATCGTTGAAGGGAGGAGGATCCAACACGGAAGTGACATGGGAGGACCAGCAAAACATCAATAAGTTCGGAAGATTGAACAATCGCTTTCATGAACTTGAGGATGAGATCAAAATCGCCAAGGTAaccatattttttgtttcttttcatttttcttttgtatttttgtttatttagctCTGATTTGAGTTTAGTTGTTAGTATATGAGTAGAATAAGCACTCAAATGCATCCTTATAGTTTATAACTTGATGGTAGAAATGGattgaaagaacaaaagaaataatCGAATATGCATTAATTTACTTGTTTAGTTACAGGGTGGGGTTTTAGTTTATTCCTTAATCATCACTATAATAAGTTAAGAACTAGGACCTCACAGAATAAACCATCATTTTGATCTTTAAAGATTGATTAATTTGCAAACAAAAATGGTCCCCCAATGACTAATAATTGTATTCCTAAAAGATTCTTCCACTTGATCAATCTGCCCAAAATAAGAACCAGTATGTCGGCAACCTGATATTGCTTCGGCCAGAATAGTTTTTTACTCAACCAAAATGGAACATCTAAGGGTACTGCTAGAGTGTAACTATGGGCAAAACGCAGTTTACTTGCGAGTGTGTTGGTTTTCATTTGGCAAGAATGTTATGAGTGACGTAGTAGATACAAAACCTAGCTGGATTGATCAGTATCAATATGACATTAGATACTATCCCTAGATAATGTACACTCTTGCAGAGAATACATTAGTGATGAGTTTTATGGAGAACTAGGCATCTAattgaaaaaagagaagaaagaaaaatggttTAACATTTTGCCTACCTCTCAAACTCATTAACAGTGGGCTAACATGCCGGTTTGTCCAATATACAAAACTGAGAGCAACAGAGTCCTGAGTAATTGATTAGATTATATGAAAAGGTAGAGAGGAAAAATATATTCAATCTTATTACATTATATATCTTCTAAAATTAAGTATGTGGACGACTGGTTGTGACATTTTGTATGTCAGATATGGAATTTATAAACTCATCTGTTCTGCAAGTCCTGTCCTAGTTTGATTTTTGTAGCCATACAACCTTCTTGCAAAGGCAAGCCCCTGGTTGGCATGTTTTTGATGTTGTGATACAAATGCAACGGGATGATTTCTTCTACAGGAAACAAATGATAATTTGGAAGATGCGAGCAATGAGTTGATTCTCACAGATGAAGATGTGGTTTGGTTTCAAATAGGTGAGGTCTTTGCACATGTGCCAAAGGATGAAGTCGAGAATAGGATAGAAAATATGAAAGAGGTGACAAGCCAGAAACTGACAAAGCTTGAAGGGGAGAAACAATTTGTGGTTGCTCAGATGGCTGAATTGATACGGAAATTGACAATTCAATATTCCACCGACAAGTATACCAGGTCGTAATCatgtaataactcacttagagtgaggtcgatcccacgaggattgattgATTAAGCAACTTTAATCTATTGATGATTCTAGTTGAACAAGCAAGATAATGAGAATTTGGTGAATTATAGCAACAAGAATTTAAGTGACTGAAAATGTAAAGGGGCGGAAGGTAAAGGACTGGGAATTGAAAGtgcatgaaagtaaattacTGAAGAATAAATGACAAGGGAATTAAATTGCGGAATTGTAAAGGAAATGTAAAAGAATCACAATCAGGGAGGGGAATAGAATGAAGTAAGGAAATGCTAATGGGTGAGGTTCATTAGAGATTGGAGATGCTTGAATCTTCCTGAATTAATGaacttctcttctctctttggcATGCAATGTTTAGATCCATGACAGATCATGTAATTGAGCTCCAATTCCTTAGTTACTCAATTTCTCAATTCATGATCAAATGCTAATTCCTTGATCCAATGCTCATGCAAAGAGATGAAGCACAATCTCTAATCCAAAGCCACACAACTCATAAGATCCCAATTTCAAagtgattatatgtcacgtattaaCTTTGGATCAAGATCAAACTCATTGTGGATTGAATTTCTTTTGTATGGGAAGTTCAAGGATTCGATCAATCTCGAGGAGGATTAGTAGCCTTCTTGTCCcatgttttatttcatttcatGTTTAGAGTATTTTCTTGCTTGAACTCTAGTGGAAATGGACCTCTTTTTCTGCATGTCTTTGGTTTCATTATTCTCTTGTCATTATCTTCTCTAGTTTATCCTAAAGAAAATCTTTAATGACCTTTGTTGATTATGACTATAAAAAATCTGTCACTTTGGATAAGTAACAGCGATAACAGCATGTGTTTTAGTTGCATTACTCTTAAATCTTGTTGAGATAGAAGTGGCTGtcatatgaaaaaataaaataaaataaaaaaattgtgttgaGCATTGACTGGTACGTTTTTTAGACAAATATAAGTTGCCATTTCATTTCAGTAATTCAGTTGATTGATATGTTCAACAATTGGACTTGAACTCTTCCATTAACATGATAACTATCAAAAGATTGGGTTAGTTTTGTCTAATTATTCCAATCTTTGAtggatatatattttatatttttcattgttAGAATTGTTTGCACTAAATTTTTCATGATTAAAAATAGTAACTTATCTTACTTCCGTGTACGCTGTTAACAATCAAATTTGAACGTGGGACAGCTGGGACCTTGTATAAAGTACTTAAATCTATTGTTACTAAGGTTGGATTTGGAAAAAAGATTGAGAGACGGAGATTAAgattaacttaaatttttgtattgtgtttggtgtaGAATATGTAGAATTGAATTATGTCTTATATTGTGTTTGGTATAAAATGTGCAGGACTGAGATGTCTCAGTAACTTGTTGGAAAAGG encodes the following:
- the LOC107465746 gene encoding uncharacterized protein LOC107465746 isoform X2; its protein translation is MEPPNPQPRLFSLNGPSLTASPSPRHSFVSPLSPRQSSLSVSHGLISSLSRSRTHLRLKVVVAVSCPCVCFISGRSRRNQSSSICSFRLWWSSSSCFIAVSEPVNQGGGSNTEVTWEDQQNINKFGRLNNRFHELEDEIKIAKD
- the LOC107465746 gene encoding probable prefoldin subunit 4 isoform X3, which translates into the protein MQQGGGSNTEVTWEDQQNINKFGRLNNRFHELEDEIKIAKETNDNLEDASNELILTDEDVVWFQIGEVFAHVPKDEVENRIENMKEVTSQKLTKLEGEKQFVVAQMAELIRKLTIQYSTDKYTRS
- the LOC107465746 gene encoding uncharacterized protein LOC107465746 isoform X1, giving the protein MEPPNPQPRLFSLNGPSLTASPSPRHSFVSPLSPRQSSLSVSHGLISSLSRSRTHLRLKVVVAVSCPCVCFISGRSRRNQSSSICSFRLWWSSSSCFIAVSEPVNQGGGSNTEVTWEDQQNINKFGRLNNRFHELEDEIKIAKETNDNLEDASNELILTDEDVVWFQIGEVFAHVPKDEVENRIENMKEVTSQKLTKLEGEKQFVVAQMAELIRKLTIQYSTDKYTRS